From the genome of Methanofervidicoccus abyssi, one region includes:
- the glmU gene encoding bifunctional sugar-1-phosphate nucleotidylyltransferase/acetyltransferase, whose product MDAVILCAGKGTRLLPLTENRPKPMLPVGGKPILEYIIEKVENLVDNIYLVVKYKKDVIIDYFRDHPKVKFVEQGDIDGTGYALLSARNFLGDEFLVINGDIVFEDRLKEILLHENAMGLVEVENPKEFGVVVLDRESNIVEIEEKPENPKSNLINGGIYKFQSDILDILEDLEPSERGEVELTDAIKELIRERKIKGIKLKGYWNDIGRPWDLLDSNRHILKGIKREIKGEIGENVIIEGNVVVEEDAVIRHNTVIEGPAVIKSGAVVGPLTYIRPYTVLMEDTFVGNSSEIKNSIIMRGTKIPHLSYIGDSIIGENCNFGCNTITANLRFDNKPVKVNIKGRVVESVRKLGVIMGDNVKTGIQVSFMPGVKVGSNSWIGPNLLVDKDVKSNTFIYKIDEKKVKRL is encoded by the coding sequence ATGGACGCGGTTATTCTATGTGCTGGAAAAGGTACAAGATTACTACCTTTAACTGAAAATAGACCTAAACCTATGCTTCCAGTAGGAGGGAAACCTATCCTGGAGTATATTATAGAAAAAGTTGAAAATCTTGTAGATAATATTTATCTCGTTGTGAAATACAAAAAAGATGTGATTATAGATTACTTTAGAGATCATCCCAAAGTAAAGTTCGTGGAACAGGGAGATATAGATGGAACTGGATACGCCCTTTTAAGTGCAAGGAATTTTTTAGGGGACGAATTTTTAGTGATAAATGGAGATATTGTCTTTGAGGATCGCCTAAAAGAAATCCTGCTCCATGAGAACGCCATGGGTTTGGTAGAGGTGGAAAATCCTAAAGAGTTTGGAGTGGTTGTATTGGACAGGGAAAGTAATATAGTGGAGATAGAGGAAAAACCTGAGAATCCGAAATCCAACCTGATAAACGGAGGTATTTATAAATTCCAGAGTGATATCTTAGATATACTTGAGGACTTAGAACCTTCAGAGAGAGGTGAAGTGGAACTTACAGATGCCATAAAGGAACTTATAAGGGAGAGAAAAATAAAGGGTATAAAGCTAAAGGGATATTGGAACGACATCGGTAGGCCTTGGGATCTCTTAGATAGCAATAGACATATCTTAAAAGGGATAAAGAGAGAGATAAAGGGAGAAATAGGAGAGAATGTAATAATTGAGGGGAATGTTGTAGTGGAAGAAGATGCTGTGATAAGGCATAACACAGTAATCGAAGGCCCTGCTGTTATAAAATCTGGAGCTGTTGTAGGTCCTTTGACCTATATCAGGCCCTATACAGTCCTTATGGAGGACACCTTTGTAGGAAATTCGTCTGAAATAAAAAACAGTATTATAATGAGAGGTACAAAGATCCCCCATCTGTCCTACATTGGAGACAGTATAATAGGAGAGAACTGTAACTTCGGTTGCAACACCATAACTGCAAATCTGAGATTTGACAACAAGCCGGTAAAGGTAAATATAAAAGGTAGAGTTGTTGAAAGTGTTAGAAAACTTGGAGTGATAATGGGGGACAACGTGAAGACAGGCATTCAAGTGTCATTTATGCCTGGAGTGAAAGTAGGGAGTAACTCTTGGATAGGTCCCAATCTCCTGGTAGATAAGGATGTAAAGTCCAACACTTTTATCTATAAAATAGACGAAAAGAAGGTAAAGAGGCTATAA
- a CDS encoding NAD(P)H-hydrate dehydratase: MIIAGTLPIEGLDLVRGKGKLKENRIVIGNKEFPVSMGTGALIGASIKVHEYFGEELPEVITAGDIGTGEGSLKIYKHLKDVDDDLLVIHYIKPKISEIMEIDFSPKIVADAGGMYAAKAAGIGDKFHLFLPDVGELAFLADEKASHPAYVRGFISEVDDREVPELIKRAYRNRMPRYMVVKGEVDYIVKDGDIIEKIDNPRIETMECIGGTGDTLTGIVSSLISCGYRTEEACILGCKINRLLGEIVNPTPKTQIEELILQIPKALEMLGL, from the coding sequence ATGATAATAGCAGGTACTCTACCGATAGAAGGGTTGGATCTTGTTAGGGGAAAGGGAAAACTGAAAGAAAATAGAATAGTTATAGGTAATAAGGAGTTTCCTGTATCCATGGGTACTGGAGCACTAATAGGGGCTTCCATTAAAGTTCACGAGTACTTTGGAGAGGAATTACCAGAGGTTATAACTGCAGGAGATATTGGCACAGGAGAGGGAAGTTTAAAGATATATAAACATCTAAAGGATGTTGATGACGATCTGTTGGTAATACACTATATAAAACCTAAGATTTCTGAGATAATGGAAATAGATTTTTCTCCAAAGATAGTAGCTGATGCAGGAGGAATGTACGCTGCAAAGGCTGCTGGAATAGGGGATAAATTCCACCTCTTTCTCCCAGATGTAGGGGAACTTGCTTTTTTGGCAGATGAGAAGGCTTCACATCCAGCTTACGTTAGGGGATTTATCTCTGAGGTAGACGATAGAGAGGTACCAGAGTTGATAAAGAGAGCCTACAGAAACAGGATGCCTAGGTATATGGTTGTCAAAGGAGAAGTTGATTATATAGTGAAGGATGGGGATATAATAGAGAAAATAGACAATCCAAGAATTGAAACTATGGAGTGTATTGGAGGTACTGGAGATACCCTTACAGGAATTGTATCGTCCCTTATAAGTTGTGGTTATAGAACAGAGGAGGCCTGTATATTAGGTTGTAAGATAAACAGATTACTTGGGGAGATAGTAAATCCTACTCCAAAGACGCAGATTGAAGAGTTGATACTTCAAATACCTAAAGCTCTTGAGATGTTAGGTTTATAA
- a CDS encoding DUF3343 domain-containing protein: MSSIFKKVKKKEEEKKGHRGLIIFKSVKEAIKAEEILKGYSIKVVAPPPEIREGCDLALEYDMVEEIGIKRELEKNNLKPLKFIPLSDPSLKPLQLTKVKEFNDGSIMVRCGNMKITVDREGNILNISGGGCPDVPYLAMKLKGRNILEIPEGESPKALGYTLCAYTLNKSFEEARRIVKEKYGEM; the protein is encoded by the coding sequence ATCTCCTCTATTTTTAAAAAGGTTAAAAAGAAAGAAGAAGAAAAGAAGGGCCATAGAGGGCTGATAATTTTTAAAAGTGTTAAAGAAGCTATAAAGGCGGAGGAGATCTTAAAGGGATACTCTATAAAGGTTGTTGCCCCACCTCCTGAGATCAGAGAAGGATGTGATCTAGCTTTAGAGTACGACATGGTAGAGGAGATAGGGATAAAAAGGGAACTGGAGAAAAATAACTTAAAACCTCTAAAGTTCATCCCCCTAAGTGATCCTTCTCTAAAGCCTCTTCAGCTTACAAAGGTAAAGGAATTCAATGATGGTTCCATTATGGTAAGATGTGGAAATATGAAAATAACTGTAGATAGAGAGGGAAACATCCTAAATATATCTGGAGGAGGATGTCCAGATGTGCCCTACCTTGCAATGAAATTGAAGGGAAGGAATATACTGGAGATTCCTGAAGGGGAGAGTCCAAAGGCATTAGGATACACCTTATGTGCCTATACATTGAATAAATCCTTTGAAGAGGCCAGGAGAATAGTTAAAGAGAAATATGGGGAGATGTGA
- a CDS encoding YeeE/YedE thiosulfate transporter family protein: MGEYLPAIGTLIFGILIGYLGQRAALCFIGGMRDLYLIRDTWLIKGLLGFLGGSLIGYIIFYGLGMIPSFPWILEKGLTAIPGDAAGSAGFMAHFLVTIIGGIGVGFLSVIQGGCPFRNYVMAAEGNKSAMTYILGLLVGAVVFHLFVLPVIKMLL, from the coding sequence ATGGGGGAATATCTACCTGCTATAGGGACACTTATATTCGGTATCCTAATTGGATATCTTGGGCAGAGAGCTGCACTCTGTTTTATTGGGGGAATGAGAGATCTTTATCTAATTAGAGATACATGGCTTATAAAAGGACTCCTGGGATTTCTTGGAGGTTCTTTAATAGGATACATTATATTCTATGGATTAGGTATGATCCCTTCCTTTCCATGGATCTTGGAGAAGGGCCTAACTGCCATACCGGGGGATGCTGCAGGTAGTGCTGGATTTATGGCACACTTCTTAGTTACAATAATTGGTGGAATAGGAGTAGGATTTTTATCTGTTATACAGGGTGGATGTCCTTTTAGAAACTATGTTATGGCAGCCGAGGGAAATAAAAGTGCAATGACCTATATCCTCGGATTACTAGTTGGTGCTGTAGTGTTCCATCTATTTGTACTACCAGTTATAAAGATGTTGTTATAA
- a CDS encoding cytochrome C: MKISPLQAGLFAGLSGAILQAVFKVTPPPAYGLCIACHTRDLINWIVNSIAGTTLGLAPVSKFFPVLTVVGIFLGALIGAVIHKDFKLRSTKNLGVSFILGFLVINFALLMGGCPIRMSLRTSYGDIFGIIGLLGLFIGVVIGSELYLKRNLKIA, translated from the coding sequence ATGAAGATATCACCGCTACAGGCTGGGTTATTTGCAGGACTCTCAGGAGCAATTCTGCAGGCAGTTTTTAAAGTTACACCTCCTCCAGCCTACGGTTTATGTATTGCATGTCATACAAGGGATTTGATAAACTGGATAGTGAACAGTATAGCAGGTACAACATTGGGGTTAGCTCCAGTATCGAAATTTTTCCCTGTTTTAACTGTGGTAGGTATATTTTTAGGGGCGTTAATAGGTGCTGTTATCCACAAAGACTTTAAGCTTAGATCCACCAAAAACTTAGGGGTTAGTTTCATCCTTGGATTCCTTGTGATAAATTTCGCCCTCTTAATGGGAGGCTGTCCTATTAGAATGAGTTTAAGAACTAGTTATGGAGATATATTTGGTATAATCGGCCTTCTAGGATTGTTCATCGGAGTTGTAATAGGAAGTGAACTGTATCTAAAAAGGAATCTTAAAATAGCATAG
- the pstK gene encoding L-seryl-tRNA(Sec) kinase gives MLIILVGLPSVGKSTFAKRLSKELYLRGVDNIVIGSDVIRECFPVWKREYEEYIKNTTYQFIDSALRKFYVIVDDTNYYNSKRRDLISIAKRRNKDYMIIYLRAPLDVILERNIKRGKKVPNELILEMYNKFDEPGMKYAWDRPDIVVDTHREINFDKIVNIILDKGVKKSKIEKNRKEDNSKKQIWDKVDKITRDVVGEYIKKDVVKGKDIRVILKLRKEFLKNLKSNILNDERCLENIRSDFKRFLNERLDNDK, from the coding sequence ATGCTGATAATACTTGTGGGCCTCCCATCTGTGGGGAAGAGTACCTTTGCAAAGAGACTTTCTAAGGAACTTTATCTCAGAGGTGTAGATAACATAGTAATAGGGAGTGATGTTATAAGAGAATGTTTTCCAGTGTGGAAGAGAGAATACGAGGAGTATATAAAGAACACAACCTATCAATTTATAGACAGTGCCTTAAGAAAGTTCTACGTAATAGTAGATGATACTAACTATTATAACTCAAAGAGGAGAGATCTGATAAGTATTGCAAAGAGGAGGAACAAGGATTACATGATTATTTATTTAAGAGCACCACTGGATGTTATATTAGAGAGGAATATAAAGAGAGGGAAGAAAGTCCCAAATGAGCTGATTTTAGAGATGTACAATAAATTTGATGAACCTGGAATGAAGTATGCATGGGATAGACCCGACATCGTAGTGGACACCCATCGGGAGATAAATTTTGATAAAATAGTCAATATTATTCTCGATAAAGGTGTTAAGAAGTCTAAAATAGAGAAAAATAGAAAAGAAGACAACTCTAAAAAACAGATATGGGATAAAGTAGATAAGATAACCAGGGATGTTGTTGGGGAGTATATTAAAAAGGATGTTGTGAAGGGAAAAGATATTAGAGTGATTTTAAAACTTAGAAAGGAGTTTTTAAAAAATCTGAAGTCTAATATTTTAAATGATGAGAGGTGTTTGGAAAATATAAGATCTGATTTTAAAAGATTTTTAAATGAAAGACTGGATAACGATAAATAG
- a CDS encoding OBG GTPase family GTP-binding protein, with protein MKIEEEIRRIEEELRRTKYNKATQKHIGILKAKLAKLRDLQNKPRGGSSGYSYAVKKTGDATVAFVGFPSVGKSTLLNKLTNANSEVGAYAFTTLTIVPGILEYKGAKIQVLDAPGIIAGASVGKGRGSEVLSAVRSADLILLVVDVFTLDHLPVLEKELYNVGIRLDEKPPDVKIVKKDRGGITVSSTVPLTKIDEETIRAVLQENKIHNADVVIREDITVDQLIDVISGNRVYIPSLVVVNKIDLADEELIRRIKKKLEDREYVLVSGYREINLEELKEKIYNTLGFIKVYLKPQGKKPDLDEPLVLLKNSTVEDVCNKLHRDFVKNFRYAQVWGKSAKHPGQRVGLNHVLEDGDILTIVTKKR; from the coding sequence ATGAAGATAGAGGAGGAGATAAGGAGAATAGAAGAGGAGCTTAGGAGGACGAAGTACAATAAAGCTACTCAGAAACATATAGGTATATTGAAGGCAAAGCTTGCTAAGTTGAGGGATCTTCAGAATAAACCAAGGGGTGGAAGTTCAGGGTACTCCTATGCAGTTAAGAAGACTGGAGATGCTACAGTAGCATTTGTTGGGTTTCCATCAGTTGGTAAATCTACTCTATTGAATAAACTTACCAATGCAAATTCAGAGGTGGGTGCTTATGCCTTCACAACTTTAACCATAGTACCAGGTATCTTGGAGTATAAAGGGGCGAAGATACAGGTGTTAGATGCTCCAGGGATTATAGCAGGGGCTTCTGTGGGAAAGGGGAGAGGTAGTGAGGTACTCTCTGCCGTTAGAAGTGCAGATCTAATACTGCTTGTGGTAGATGTCTTTACACTTGATCATCTACCTGTATTGGAGAAGGAACTTTACAACGTAGGTATAAGGTTAGATGAGAAACCTCCAGACGTTAAGATAGTTAAAAAGGACAGAGGAGGGATTACTGTAAGTAGTACTGTACCTCTGACTAAGATAGATGAGGAGACTATAAGGGCAGTGCTCCAGGAGAACAAGATTCATAATGCAGATGTTGTAATAAGGGAAGATATTACAGTGGATCAACTTATAGATGTGATAAGTGGAAACAGGGTATATATTCCATCCCTTGTAGTAGTCAATAAGATAGATCTGGCAGATGAGGAACTTATAAGGAGAATTAAGAAGAAGTTGGAGGATAGGGAGTATGTGTTGGTATCTGGATACAGGGAGATAAACTTGGAGGAGTTAAAGGAGAAGATCTATAACACCTTAGGGTTTATCAAGGTTTATCTTAAACCTCAGGGTAAAAAACCTGATCTAGACGAGCCATTAGTACTCTTGAAGAACTCTACAGTTGAGGATGTATGTAATAAACTTCATAGGGATTTTGTTAAGAACTTTAGATACGCCCAGGTTTGGGGAAAATCTGCCAAACATCCTGGACAGAGGGTAGGACTTAACCATGTCCTTGAGGATGGTGACATACTAACTATAGTGACAAAGAAGAGATAA
- the map gene encoding type II methionyl aminopeptidase has translation MDNLEEKMEKLKRAGEIHVKVMEEAVKLVKPGVKLLDVAEYVESRIVELGGGAAFPCNISINEVAAHYSPCYMDEKEFSEGDVVKLDIGVHVDGYIADGAITVDLSGSYSDLKKASEDALRSAIKEIVPPMKVGEIGAIIQEVIESYGYKPISNLSGHVMERYLLHSGINIPNVRETSNECIDVGDIVAIEPFATEGFGQVVDGSERYIFKFLRVRPLRLPIARKLLKLIEDKYPYLPFSERWILKENVRYRSALRNLVSSGCIYAYPVLIEKKRGIVSQAEHTVLLTENGVEIITKGLL, from the coding sequence ATGGATAACTTAGAGGAGAAGATGGAGAAGTTAAAGAGGGCTGGAGAGATACATGTTAAAGTAATGGAGGAGGCTGTAAAACTTGTTAAACCAGGAGTGAAACTTCTAGATGTAGCTGAGTACGTTGAAAGTAGGATAGTAGAACTTGGAGGAGGTGCTGCCTTTCCCTGCAACATCTCTATAAACGAGGTTGCAGCTCACTACTCCCCATGTTATATGGATGAAAAGGAGTTTTCAGAAGGGGATGTTGTAAAGTTAGATATTGGAGTCCATGTAGATGGGTATATAGCAGATGGTGCTATAACTGTAGATCTTTCAGGATCTTATAGTGATTTAAAGAAAGCATCGGAGGATGCTCTCAGATCTGCAATTAAGGAGATAGTGCCACCTATGAAGGTAGGAGAGATAGGGGCTATTATCCAGGAAGTTATCGAGAGTTATGGGTATAAACCTATATCTAATCTCTCTGGTCATGTGATGGAGAGATATTTACTACACTCTGGAATAAATATTCCAAATGTGAGAGAAACGTCTAACGAGTGTATAGATGTTGGAGATATTGTGGCAATAGAACCTTTCGCTACAGAAGGTTTCGGACAGGTTGTAGATGGTAGTGAGAGATATATATTTAAATTTCTCAGGGTAAGGCCCCTTAGATTGCCCATTGCAAGGAAGTTGTTAAAACTTATAGAGGATAAGTATCCCTATTTGCCCTTTTCCGAGAGGTGGATATTAAAGGAGAATGTGAGATACAGATCGGCCCTGAGGAATTTAGTATCTTCAGGCTGCATATATGCCTATCCAGTACTGATAGAGAAGAAGAGAGGTATAGTCAGTCAGGCTGAACATACTGTACTACTGACAGAAAATGGTGTGGAGATTATAACTAAGGGACTGTTGTGA
- the hacA gene encoding homoaconitase large subunit encodes MTLVEKIISKKLGREVYEGDTVEVDIELAMTHDGSTPLAVKAFKEIASKIWDRERIVISFDHNIPANTVKAANMHKITREFVREQKIKYVYREGEGICHQVLIEKGHVKPNMVIAGGDSHTCTYGALGAFATGFGATDMGYIFATGKTWIKVPKTIRVNIVGSNDRITSKDIVLRVCKEVGRRGAIYMAIEYGGEVVKRMDVEDRVVLCNMAVEMGAKVGIVEADEKTYEYLRDKVSNEELAYLIRNRISVDEKEESYYKTVDIDITDMEEQVACPHYPDNVKPVSDVVGTPVDQVFIGSCTNGRLKDLRMAARYLKGKMVHRDVRLIVIPASKKVFEDALKEGLIKIFLEAGAIICPPGCGPCLGAHQGVLGDGEVCLSTSNRNFKGRMGSTNAKIYLSSPVVAAKSAVKGYITNE; translated from the coding sequence ATGACGTTAGTAGAGAAGATAATATCTAAAAAGTTAGGTAGAGAAGTCTATGAGGGTGATACAGTAGAGGTAGATATAGAGCTGGCTATGACTCATGACGGTTCTACACCACTTGCTGTAAAAGCCTTTAAGGAGATAGCCAGTAAGATTTGGGATAGGGAGAGGATAGTAATCAGTTTTGATCACAACATCCCTGCAAATACTGTAAAGGCTGCAAATATGCATAAAATTACAAGGGAGTTTGTAAGGGAGCAGAAAATAAAGTATGTTTATAGGGAAGGAGAGGGCATATGTCATCAGGTGTTAATTGAGAAAGGACATGTGAAACCTAACATGGTTATCGCTGGAGGGGACAGTCATACATGTACTTACGGTGCCCTCGGTGCATTTGCAACAGGCTTTGGAGCTACAGACATGGGCTATATATTTGCAACTGGTAAAACCTGGATAAAGGTACCTAAGACTATAAGGGTTAATATCGTGGGGAGTAATGATAGAATCACATCCAAGGATATAGTACTTAGGGTTTGTAAGGAGGTTGGAAGAAGAGGAGCTATATATATGGCTATAGAGTATGGGGGAGAGGTTGTTAAGAGAATGGATGTAGAGGATAGGGTGGTACTCTGTAATATGGCTGTAGAGATGGGAGCGAAGGTTGGTATTGTTGAGGCAGATGAGAAAACCTATGAGTATCTAAGGGATAAGGTAAGTAATGAAGAGTTAGCATATCTTATACGAAACAGAATATCCGTAGATGAGAAGGAGGAGAGTTATTACAAGACAGTAGATATAGATATTACAGACATGGAAGAGCAAGTTGCATGTCCTCACTATCCAGATAACGTTAAACCTGTCTCTGATGTAGTAGGTACTCCTGTAGATCAGGTATTTATAGGTTCCTGTACCAACGGGAGGCTGAAAGATCTTAGAATGGCTGCAAGATATCTAAAGGGTAAGATGGTGCATAGAGATGTAAGGCTGATTGTTATCCCTGCTTCAAAGAAAGTATTTGAGGATGCTTTAAAGGAAGGACTGATAAAGATATTCCTCGAAGCAGGTGCTATTATATGTCCTCCAGGTTGTGGTCCATGTCTCGGTGCTCATCAGGGTGTTTTGGGAGATGGTGAAGTATGTCTATCTACTTCTAATAGGAACTTTAAAGGCAGGATGGGTAGTACTAATGCAAAAATATATTTATCATCTCCAGTAGTTGCGGCAAAGAGTGCTGTTAAGGGATATATAACTAATGAATGA
- the sucD gene encoding succinate--CoA ligase subunit alpha — MILIDENTRAIVQGITGRQGSFHTKEMLDVGTKIVAGVTPGKGGKEIHGIPVYDTVKEAVEEHDVNASVLFVPAPAVKDAVYEAIDGGIELIVIITEHVPVHDTVDIVNYGRKKGVKIIGPNTPGIASPKFGKLGIIPARVLKEGYIGMVSRSGTLTYEIANQLVVSGYGQSTCVGIGGDPVVGTDFIDILQLFEKDRDTDAVVMVGEIGGSSEERASEYIKKMEKPVVAYIAGISAPEGKRMGHAGAIIERGLGTVESKMRALRDAGAYVVRRISEIPTVLKEVL, encoded by the coding sequence GTGATACTGATCGATGAGAACACTAGAGCTATTGTCCAAGGTATAACTGGAAGACAGGGGAGTTTCCATACTAAGGAGATGTTAGACGTTGGAACTAAGATAGTGGCAGGAGTTACACCTGGAAAAGGGGGAAAGGAAATACATGGGATACCTGTTTATGACACTGTAAAGGAAGCTGTGGAGGAGCATGATGTAAATGCTTCTGTGCTCTTCGTTCCAGCACCTGCAGTGAAGGATGCTGTCTATGAAGCTATAGATGGAGGTATAGAATTGATAGTGATCATCACTGAACATGTACCTGTGCATGATACTGTGGATATAGTGAATTACGGAAGAAAGAAAGGGGTTAAAATCATAGGGCCGAATACACCAGGTATAGCTTCTCCTAAGTTTGGTAAGTTAGGGATAATACCTGCCAGGGTTTTAAAGGAAGGATATATTGGAATGGTGTCCAGGAGTGGTACCTTAACCTACGAGATAGCCAACCAGTTGGTAGTTAGTGGTTATGGACAGTCCACCTGCGTTGGAATAGGGGGGGATCCTGTAGTAGGCACTGATTTTATAGACATCCTCCAGTTATTTGAGAAGGATAGAGATACAGATGCTGTTGTAATGGTAGGGGAGATAGGAGGTAGTAGTGAGGAGAGGGCAAGTGAATATATAAAAAAGATGGAGAAACCTGTAGTTGCATACATCGCAGGGATTAGTGCACCAGAGGGTAAAAGGATGGGTCATGCAGGTGCAATAATCGAGAGAGGTTTAGGCACTGTAGAGAGTAAAATGAGGGCTTTAAGAGATGCAGGTGCCTACGTTGTAAGGAGAATCTCTGAAATACCTACAGTATTGAAGGAGGTTTTATAG
- a CDS encoding 30S ribosomal protein S15 — MARMHARRRGASGSKKPLRTEPPKWITMTPEEVEQKVVELAKKGYQSAVIGLILRDTYGIPDVKLITGKSISKIMKEHNVYPEVPEDLLNLMKRAVNLRNHLENHPKDLHSRRGLQLIESKIKRLVKYYRRKKVLPENWKYTPETAKLLVE; from the coding sequence ATGGCAAGGATGCACGCAAGGAGAAGAGGAGCCTCAGGTTCTAAGAAACCTCTAAGGACAGAACCTCCAAAGTGGATTACCATGACTCCTGAAGAAGTGGAACAAAAAGTTGTTGAACTGGCAAAGAAGGGATATCAATCTGCAGTGATTGGGCTTATCTTAAGGGATACATACGGTATTCCAGATGTAAAACTGATAACTGGAAAAAGTATAAGTAAGATAATGAAGGAACACAACGTCTATCCAGAAGTACCTGAAGACCTGTTGAATTTGATGAAAAGGGCAGTTAATTTAAGAAATCATTTAGAGAATCATCCAAAGGACTTACATTCCAGGAGAGGATTACAACTGATAGAGTCAAAAATTAAGAGATTAGTTAAATACTATAGGAGGAAGAAGGTACTACCTGAGAATTGGAAGTACACACCAGAAACTGCAAAGTTGCTGGTAGAGTAA
- a CDS encoding thiamine pyrophosphate-binding protein — protein sequence MKFSDYIVDFLLDRGIKTVFSYPGEQIIDIYKGLEDSSIRNILVRHEQGAVHMADGYARITNYVGVCLVTAGPGATNLTTGIFTAYKDSSSILAITGRCKRKYINKNYFQEITIDFLNIYRGYFVDKPDPNIIVRAFNECLNSKKPVSLNIPKDIGSMEIIVDNNYNENNNLKEKIKIIEDNRDVKKPLILIGQGIYGTLKYRDLMKINKILKKLNIPLVTTFPARGVVEETHNYNLGLVGRRGTPTANRYLLESNKIISIGTSLSYNTIPEGIRENTLKKITPLNVRINSLDDIKCIVEEIEKTFPEVESPEKDTFILDLGDYSSKVLEILKNIPEDSIVVTDAGNHTVFVSLLRMCKLPRSIISSHGMGTMGFGLPASIGVKLGCIDYNIQREVISISGDGGFQMNLQELSTLEENNLKILLIVMKNNKLNSFCRLKNPDFNKIADGYGIDNIYIEDIDDIKPNIRYYLRKNKPYLMVVECEDEKLPEPFLQ from the coding sequence ATGAAGTTCAGTGATTATATAGTGGATTTTTTATTAGATAGAGGTATAAAAACAGTATTTTCCTACCCTGGAGAGCAGATAATAGATATATACAAGGGATTGGAGGACTCATCTATAAGAAACATTCTAGTTAGACATGAACAGGGAGCTGTACACATGGCAGATGGGTATGCCAGGATTACTAACTACGTAGGCGTATGTTTGGTAACTGCTGGACCTGGAGCTACAAATTTGACAACTGGAATATTTACCGCATATAAAGATTCTTCCTCGATTTTAGCCATTACAGGAAGATGTAAAAGAAAGTATATAAATAAAAATTACTTTCAGGAGATAACTATAGATTTTCTAAATATCTACAGAGGGTACTTCGTAGATAAGCCAGATCCTAATATTATCGTCAGGGCGTTTAACGAATGTCTAAATAGTAAAAAACCTGTATCCCTGAATATACCCAAGGATATTGGTAGTATGGAAATTATAGTAGATAATAACTATAATGAAAATAATAATTTAAAAGAAAAAATTAAGATTATTGAAGATAACAGAGACGTTAAAAAACCTTTAATACTTATAGGCCAGGGAATATACGGCACTTTAAAATATAGAGACTTAATGAAGATAAACAAAATACTTAAGAAGTTAAATATACCTCTTGTTACCACATTCCCTGCAAGGGGTGTTGTCGAAGAGACTCATAACTACAACCTGGGGTTAGTTGGAAGGAGAGGTACTCCTACTGCAAATAGATATCTACTAGAGAGTAACAAGATAATCTCCATCGGAACAAGTTTGTCCTACAACACCATACCTGAAGGTATAAGGGAGAACACTTTAAAAAAGATAACACCTCTTAATGTAAGAATCAACTCTCTAGATGATATTAAGTGTATAGTCGAAGAAATAGAGAAAACCTTTCCAGAGGTAGAGTCTCCAGAGAAAGATACCTTTATATTAGATTTAGGAGACTACTCCTCCAAGGTGCTGGAAATACTGAAAAACATACCGGAAGATAGTATTGTTGTTACAGATGCTGGAAACCATACAGTTTTTGTATCACTGCTTAGAATGTGCAAATTACCTAGAAGTATTATCTCTTCCCATGGTATGGGTACCATGGGTTTTGGACTTCCTGCATCCATAGGTGTCAAGTTGGGATGTATAGATTACAACATCCAAAGGGAAGTAATCTCCATAAGTGGAGATGGAGGTTTCCAGATGAACCTCCAGGAACTCTCCACATTGGAGGAGAACAACTTAAAGATACTTCTTATAGTGATGAAGAACAATAAGTTGAACAGTTTCTGTAGACTTAAGAACCCAGATTTCAACAAAATAGCAGATGGATACGGTATAGATAACATCTATATCGAAGATATCGATGATATTAAGCCAAATATAAGATACTACCTCAGGAAAAATAAACCTTACTTGATGGTTGTAGAGTGTGAAGATGAGAAACTACCTGAACCATTTCTACAATAA